One window from the genome of Gimesia aquarii encodes:
- a CDS encoding amidohydrolase family protein, whose translation MLIDTHTNLMWYPDHLSDEFVEFAWAAKKAKMKNSTDVYFAGSESDQQNAFDSTPDALLEATQNCTKVIVFGIKAPFCGINCDQELIAQFAKEHSDRFVAWCSVDPNDTDCVGQLTHYVQNLGMKGLKVSPIYQNWNPQDPKHLPLFKKAEELNIPINIHQGTSFVRPGPLKYSNPIQLEDIAVACPDLRMIISHMGHPWESECVVLIRKHPNLYSNVSALHYRPLRHYQAFMTALEYGVEDKLIYGSDFPSATPEQVISGLNKVNQVVEGTAFPKFPQEVIDRIIYENWKQVLSPQELGLETATT comes from the coding sequence ATGCTAATTGACACACATACCAATTTAATGTGGTACCCAGATCATCTGTCTGATGAATTCGTTGAGTTTGCCTGGGCAGCCAAAAAAGCAAAAATGAAGAATTCAACTGATGTCTATTTTGCCGGTTCAGAGTCTGATCAGCAGAATGCCTTTGATTCAACACCGGATGCGTTACTTGAAGCGACCCAAAATTGTACCAAAGTCATTGTGTTTGGAATCAAAGCCCCCTTTTGTGGCATCAACTGCGATCAGGAATTGATTGCTCAGTTTGCAAAAGAGCATTCCGACCGCTTTGTCGCCTGGTGTTCTGTTGACCCGAATGACACCGACTGTGTTGGTCAGCTGACGCACTACGTCCAGAATTTGGGCATGAAAGGCCTGAAAGTCTCTCCCATTTATCAGAACTGGAACCCACAAGATCCCAAGCATCTGCCTTTATTCAAAAAAGCGGAAGAACTGAATATACCAATTAATATTCATCAGGGAACTTCGTTCGTTCGTCCCGGGCCTTTAAAGTATTCAAACCCGATTCAATTAGAAGACATCGCCGTCGCCTGTCCGGATCTCAGGATGATCATTTCGCATATGGGACATCCCTGGGAATCTGAATGTGTTGTCCTGATCCGCAAACACCCTAACCTGTACTCGAATGTGTCGGCACTTCACTATCGACCGCTCAGACACTACCAAGCCTTTATGACTGCGCTCGAATATGGTGTCGAAGACAAATTGATTTACGGCTCTGATTTCCCTTCTGCTACTCCCGAACAGGTGATCTCCGGATTAAACAAAGTCAATCAAGTGGTGGAAGGAACTGCATTTCCAAAGTTCCCCCAGGAAGTGATTGACCGCATTATTTATGAAAACTGGAAACAGGTTCTCTCTCCACAAGAGTTGGGACTGGAAACAGCGACGACTTGA
- a CDS encoding PSD1 and planctomycete cytochrome C domain-containing protein, with amino-acid sequence MKWQFAKTMVGWISLTGLPLYAQTAPNVVDYKAQIKPLLQAHCFACHGTLKQESNLRLDSGNHMLKGGEIGPALVAGNSKESLLYQVLTDDADFEMPPQGQGRKLKPDEVNLIKLWIEQGAKFPDNDRPEADPADHWAFQQIKRPSIPTVQTKVINPIDAFVAYQQERAGLIPQPETDKATLLRRVYLDLIGLPPTPEELHAFLNDSSPNAYQRVVEDLLKRPQYGERWGRHWMDVWRYSDWYGRRGAKDMTNSYSLTWRWRDWIIRSLNEDKGYDRMVMEMLAADEIAPNDLENLVATGFIVRNFYRWNYHTWLKDNVEHTSKAFLGLTMNCCECHDHKYDPIGQEEYFSFRSFFEPIDLRHDRVPGEADPGEFPEYKLGVRNGPVRTGMVRIYDKKLDAKAKFYTGGLEQNLVKDKPPAEAAAIKFLKGDQLQFGKVDLPVTAWYPGLKPFVIKEETQKRESDYQAALKAWEQQKSHLEQSLKKQEALLAKTILNLTVKQKAEISQANSKQPRLINRQALRLKATQGRRTLSHEMSGWKSFDTETLVRFQLKILSDSLVNFQLSNDLSAGRTNLYVAFHAGKIITFAPGTTSKAEIGSYKTDSGKLHFQINILLQPEKDIAELTITQIADSKVIVDHKPIALNGWNPIGAKNRGIFLDAHPGSVAEFDDIVFMQNGSEEIQRFDFEFPNYRQGEDIPGIENWQATRFSSAPATSQVVLHKPLTEAEQKLQQEIKAATEKRDLAKLKRDVVQFKMRSARDAKQEYAARVQAAKARYIDQTKNFEALEQAASQAERQANLSRSESKLKSAKLALLEAKQLPSENKARAKKIQAAEKQLSQSQGELKTAQNAVKETTTTYSKLSPQYPKQSTGKRTALAQWIVDRNNPLTARVAVNHIWMRHFGQPIVKSVYNFGRSGAKPTHPALLDWLAVELMDHQWSMKHLHRQIVLSKTYQRSSRGVDPQHVNHSKDRDNHLLWKFPTSRMEAEVIRDSLFYLAKDLDPKMFGQELEQNQGLTTNRRSIYYSHHGEAKMEFLELFDAASATDCYERKSSIMPQQALALTNSQLSVQKGRQIADQLWSQLVDQNKTREQKNQAFIQSAFELILTRPASDKEQIAATKFLSGQEQLFSQAKTKPASQTKKPIKNDFSQPATEPEVRARESFVQALFSHNDFVTIR; translated from the coding sequence ATGAAGTGGCAATTTGCCAAAACGATGGTTGGATGGATTTCACTGACGGGCCTTCCGCTTTACGCACAAACAGCGCCTAACGTTGTCGATTATAAAGCACAAATCAAGCCATTACTGCAAGCACATTGCTTCGCATGTCATGGAACTCTGAAACAAGAATCGAACCTGAGGCTGGATTCCGGAAATCACATGCTTAAAGGGGGAGAGATTGGCCCTGCTCTCGTCGCAGGCAATTCGAAAGAAAGCCTGCTTTATCAAGTCCTCACGGATGATGCTGACTTCGAAATGCCTCCACAAGGTCAGGGGCGAAAATTAAAACCAGACGAAGTGAACTTAATCAAACTCTGGATAGAACAAGGTGCAAAATTTCCTGATAACGATCGGCCAGAAGCAGACCCCGCTGATCATTGGGCTTTTCAACAGATCAAACGCCCCTCCATTCCCACTGTGCAGACCAAAGTAATTAATCCCATTGACGCATTTGTTGCTTATCAACAGGAACGCGCGGGATTAATTCCCCAACCCGAGACAGACAAAGCAACACTTCTCAGAAGAGTCTATCTCGATTTAATCGGCCTGCCTCCCACTCCTGAGGAACTGCACGCGTTTTTGAACGACTCCAGTCCAAATGCCTACCAGAGAGTCGTAGAAGACTTACTCAAACGCCCACAGTATGGTGAACGTTGGGGACGACATTGGATGGATGTCTGGCGGTATAGCGACTGGTATGGACGCCGAGGTGCGAAAGATATGACCAATAGTTATTCGCTGACCTGGCGTTGGCGCGATTGGATCATCCGTTCTCTCAATGAGGACAAAGGCTATGATCGCATGGTTATGGAAATGCTTGCCGCTGATGAGATTGCTCCCAACGATTTGGAAAATCTAGTCGCCACCGGTTTTATCGTTCGGAATTTCTATCGCTGGAATTACCACACGTGGCTTAAAGACAATGTAGAACATACCAGCAAAGCGTTTCTCGGTCTCACAATGAATTGCTGTGAATGTCACGACCACAAATATGACCCCATCGGTCAGGAAGAATATTTCTCGTTCCGTTCATTTTTCGAACCGATTGACCTCAGACATGATCGCGTTCCCGGTGAAGCCGATCCTGGCGAATTTCCTGAATATAAATTAGGTGTCAGAAATGGGCCAGTCCGAACCGGAATGGTCCGCATCTATGATAAAAAGCTGGATGCAAAAGCGAAATTTTACACCGGAGGTCTCGAACAGAATCTCGTCAAAGACAAACCTCCTGCTGAAGCTGCGGCGATCAAGTTTTTAAAGGGTGACCAACTTCAGTTTGGTAAGGTTGATCTTCCCGTCACTGCCTGGTACCCCGGTCTGAAACCCTTTGTGATCAAAGAAGAGACTCAAAAGAGAGAATCAGACTATCAAGCCGCACTGAAAGCCTGGGAACAACAGAAATCCCATTTGGAGCAATCGCTAAAAAAACAGGAAGCATTACTGGCAAAAACGATTTTAAATCTGACAGTAAAACAGAAAGCTGAAATTTCACAAGCCAATTCAAAACAACCTCGTTTAATCAATCGCCAGGCACTCCGACTGAAAGCGACTCAGGGGCGTCGTACGCTCTCACACGAAATGTCGGGTTGGAAATCATTTGACACAGAAACACTGGTTCGATTTCAACTCAAAATTCTATCTGACAGTTTAGTGAATTTCCAATTATCGAATGATTTGTCAGCAGGCAGAACAAATTTGTATGTTGCCTTTCATGCTGGCAAGATTATCACATTTGCACCAGGAACAACCAGCAAAGCAGAAATCGGTTCTTACAAAACGGATTCAGGTAAATTACATTTTCAAATTAATATTCTCCTACAGCCTGAGAAAGACATTGCCGAGCTGACAATCACTCAGATCGCCGATTCCAAAGTCATCGTCGATCATAAACCAATTGCCTTGAATGGTTGGAATCCCATTGGTGCAAAAAACCGAGGAATTTTCCTGGATGCCCACCCTGGAAGTGTTGCCGAATTTGACGACATTGTCTTCATGCAAAATGGCTCTGAAGAGATCCAGCGCTTTGACTTTGAGTTTCCCAATTATCGCCAGGGTGAAGACATTCCTGGAATTGAAAACTGGCAAGCGACTCGGTTCAGTAGTGCCCCGGCAACTTCGCAGGTCGTGTTACACAAACCGTTAACAGAAGCAGAACAAAAGTTACAACAAGAGATCAAAGCTGCTACTGAGAAACGTGATCTGGCAAAATTGAAACGGGACGTGGTCCAATTCAAAATGAGGTCTGCCCGTGATGCCAAACAGGAATACGCTGCACGCGTCCAGGCCGCGAAAGCACGCTATATTGATCAAACAAAGAATTTTGAAGCGCTGGAACAAGCTGCCAGTCAGGCTGAACGTCAAGCAAACCTGAGTCGATCTGAGTCTAAGTTGAAATCAGCTAAGCTTGCTCTGCTGGAAGCAAAACAGCTACCATCAGAAAACAAAGCACGTGCCAAGAAAATTCAAGCCGCTGAAAAACAGCTTTCACAATCTCAAGGAGAACTGAAAACTGCCCAAAATGCTGTTAAGGAAACAACGACAACATATTCAAAGTTAAGTCCGCAGTATCCCAAACAAAGCACCGGAAAACGAACAGCACTCGCGCAGTGGATTGTCGATCGGAATAATCCGTTAACTGCAAGAGTTGCCGTCAATCACATCTGGATGCGGCACTTTGGACAACCGATTGTAAAATCAGTGTATAATTTTGGCCGAAGTGGAGCCAAACCAACACATCCGGCACTCCTTGATTGGCTAGCAGTGGAATTGATGGACCACCAATGGAGTATGAAACATCTTCACCGTCAGATCGTCCTCAGCAAAACCTATCAGCGTAGTTCGCGAGGCGTCGATCCACAACATGTGAATCATAGTAAAGACCGTGATAATCACCTGCTCTGGAAATTCCCCACGAGCCGCATGGAAGCGGAAGTAATTCGCGATAGTCTTTTTTATCTTGCCAAAGACTTAGACCCGAAAATGTTTGGGCAGGAGCTTGAACAAAATCAAGGTTTGACAACTAACCGTAGAAGTATTTACTACTCTCATCACGGCGAGGCAAAAATGGAATTCCTGGAACTGTTTGATGCAGCCAGTGCCACCGACTGCTATGAACGCAAAAGCAGCATCATGCCACAACAGGCACTTGCCTTAACAAACAGTCAACTTTCTGTTCAAAAAGGACGACAGATAGCGGACCAGTTATGGTCACAGCTTGTTGACCAGAACAAAACTCGTGAGCAAAAAAACCAGGCCTTTATACAAAGCGCATTTGAGCTGATCCTCACTCGACCTGCCAGCGATAAAGAGCAAATCGCAGCAACAAAATTCCTCTCTGGTCAAGAACAACTCTTTTCACAAGCGAAAACAAAACCAGCTTCTCAAACGAAAAAACCAATAAAGAACGATTTTAGTCAACCAGCCACAGAACCAGAAGTTCGAGCAAGAGAAAGTTTCGTCCAGGCATTATTCAGCCATAATGATTTTGTCACCATTCGATAA
- a CDS encoding DUF1501 domain-containing protein, with translation MKYRPTTNFPQCNQIHRRSFLADLGFGVTGMALSTLLGQENLTQAAGTQSSDPTKGPHFTPKAKSVIWVFLSGGYSQMETFDPKPELNKYGGKTFSDTIYPDPFKDPRYRERARSVVMVKREHSKIMPMQVGFKKHGESGIEITDWWPHLATCVDDISFVRSMYTTDNDHAAEFQIHHGRHKLDQKQPVVGSWLSYGLGSLNKNLPEYVFLGSYTDSRVKENFNPNYLGPKYMGVELSLDPKNPLPFGARPRTILEQEQANQYAFINELNQLSAVEYPSDEKLRARINSYELAYRMQSSVPEVLDMTEETKETQSLYGIDDKETAVYGRRLLAARRLAERGVRYTQVYLSGYGEWDSHQKLKENHKRSCKRVDKPIAGLLKDLKRRGMWNDTVVVFCTEFGRTPAVEVRGSSTKMPSGRDHHPHGFTVWFAGAGIKQGHVHGATDELGFHAVESPHYVTDIHATLYRLLGLDQHRLDIPGRKRLEIDYGKPILDIIT, from the coding sequence ATGAAATATCGCCCTACCACGAATTTCCCTCAATGTAATCAGATTCATCGCCGTAGTTTTTTAGCAGATCTTGGCTTCGGCGTAACAGGTATGGCACTGAGCACACTCTTAGGCCAGGAGAATCTAACACAAGCTGCCGGTACGCAAAGTAGTGACCCAACAAAAGGCCCTCATTTTACACCAAAGGCAAAATCAGTCATTTGGGTCTTTCTCTCCGGTGGCTATAGTCAGATGGAAACATTTGACCCTAAACCGGAATTGAATAAGTACGGTGGAAAAACGTTTTCCGATACCATTTATCCCGATCCTTTCAAAGACCCGCGTTATAGGGAACGGGCACGATCTGTAGTTATGGTCAAACGCGAACATTCCAAGATCATGCCCATGCAAGTGGGTTTTAAAAAGCATGGCGAGTCGGGAATCGAAATCACCGACTGGTGGCCACACCTCGCGACCTGCGTTGACGATATCTCGTTTGTACGATCGATGTACACAACAGACAACGATCATGCCGCCGAATTCCAGATTCATCATGGTCGACATAAACTTGATCAAAAACAACCGGTAGTGGGCTCCTGGCTCAGCTACGGCTTAGGTAGTCTGAATAAAAATCTACCTGAATATGTCTTTTTGGGCTCTTATACTGACTCTCGAGTGAAAGAAAACTTCAATCCGAACTACCTCGGTCCGAAATACATGGGCGTGGAACTTTCATTGGATCCTAAAAATCCGCTCCCATTTGGTGCGAGGCCGAGAACAATTTTAGAGCAGGAACAGGCAAACCAATACGCGTTTATCAATGAACTCAATCAGCTTTCTGCGGTGGAATATCCCAGCGATGAAAAACTGCGTGCCCGTATTAATTCCTATGAATTAGCATACCGCATGCAATCTTCCGTTCCTGAAGTTCTCGATATGACAGAAGAAACCAAAGAGACTCAAAGTCTGTATGGCATTGATGACAAAGAAACGGCAGTTTACGGGCGTCGCCTGCTGGCTGCGCGTCGCTTGGCAGAACGCGGAGTACGTTACACCCAGGTCTATTTAAGTGGATATGGTGAATGGGACTCCCATCAAAAGTTGAAAGAGAATCATAAACGTTCCTGTAAACGCGTTGATAAACCAATCGCCGGACTATTGAAAGATTTGAAACGCCGTGGAATGTGGAATGACACTGTTGTTGTCTTCTGTACCGAATTTGGTCGTACTCCCGCAGTCGAAGTGCGTGGTAGCAGTACGAAGATGCCCAGTGGTCGCGACCACCACCCGCATGGTTTCACAGTCTGGTTCGCTGGTGCAGGAATTAAACAGGGACACGTACACGGCGCGACAGATGAATTAGGTTTTCATGCCGTCGAATCACCACATTATGTGACAGACATCCATGCAACTCTCTATCGTTTACTGGGACTCGATCAACATAGGTTAGATATCCCCGGTCGCAAACGACTGGAAATCGATTATGGAAAACCAATTCTGGATATTATCACGTAA
- a CDS encoding dihydrodipicolinate synthase family protein — MSQLISGSDLRTVHAVPLTPYDQSDKINFDLYEHHINEMYAAGIRVFLPAAGTSEFHSLSRSEIVDIVEATCRATGPDAFILAPISGAIGDAIQLAKEAIKRGAAGLMVMPLPHPYLCDEGASDYYLRLIESTHASTVIYKTREIPSDKLLLNLAVNPYICGVKYAVNHMDQFQSIVERSSGDCEWLCGSAERFAPYYMLAGATGFTSGAVNLCPRLVLALYTALAGQNFEEAMTLQRIILPIEQYRARNGESFSISMLKYAMHIAGKDFGPARAPQRQLTNLECKEINDLVRPILDREESMMAV, encoded by the coding sequence ATGTCGCAGTTAATTTCTGGCTCTGATTTAAGAACCGTTCACGCAGTCCCACTCACACCCTATGATCAATCAGATAAGATCAATTTTGATCTTTATGAGCATCATATTAATGAAATGTATGCAGCTGGAATTCGCGTTTTTTTGCCCGCAGCCGGTACGAGTGAATTTCACAGTCTCTCTCGTTCAGAAATCGTGGACATCGTGGAAGCCACCTGTCGTGCAACAGGTCCAGACGCGTTCATCCTGGCCCCCATCAGTGGCGCCATCGGAGATGCGATTCAACTAGCAAAAGAGGCGATAAAACGTGGTGCTGCCGGTCTTATGGTGATGCCTTTACCGCATCCGTACCTGTGTGACGAAGGAGCCTCCGACTACTACCTGCGTCTCATCGAATCAACACATGCTTCTACTGTGATCTACAAAACGCGAGAGATTCCCAGTGATAAGCTACTATTGAATTTGGCCGTTAACCCCTACATTTGCGGAGTGAAATACGCAGTGAATCACATGGATCAGTTTCAATCGATTGTGGAGCGGAGTTCTGGTGACTGTGAATGGCTCTGTGGTTCTGCAGAACGATTTGCCCCCTATTATATGTTGGCTGGCGCGACAGGTTTCACTTCCGGTGCCGTCAATCTCTGCCCTCGTTTAGTACTTGCTTTATATACCGCACTAGCCGGTCAGAATTTTGAAGAAGCGATGACACTGCAACGGATCATTCTGCCGATTGAACAATATCGAGCGCGCAATGGTGAGAGTTTTAGTATCAGCATGTTAAAATATGCAATGCACATCGCCGGAAAAGACTTTGGCCCTGCTCGTGCTCCTCAACGCCAATTAACAAATCTGGAATGCAAAGAGATTAACGATCTCGTGCGACCGATCCTGGACCGTGAAGAATCGATGATGGCCGTCTGA
- a CDS encoding GntR family transcriptional regulator, with protein MIRLKLSDWTDRKQEPETEVSEDLSNPDRGPLTTRVYNYLFSQLLHDQIAIGDTLVPFKIARELNISRTTVRQAINLLAEEGWVTTSDNGRITAVKQPKTKHPENVSASDFNRETETEATYRRIFEKLLNGEFLLGQNVSAQEISNDLNASLGTVRQALDWLCARGLFIRVPRRGWQVVDATPEEIVDIYRLRLLLESEVIDRVIIKANDLELENLVKDCKRIIEQFDDLNDSDRRQIDYTFHRTLLELSESSVLLETIDPLIMKMALFGVYQELPPKTSLKGMKEHLAIARVLQNRDVELARERMRAHLLRAKTQYETE; from the coding sequence ATGATCCGCCTGAAACTATCTGACTGGACCGACAGAAAGCAGGAACCAGAGACCGAAGTATCCGAGGACTTATCGAATCCGGATCGTGGGCCGTTAACAACTCGCGTCTACAACTATTTGTTCTCTCAGCTTCTTCACGATCAAATTGCCATCGGCGACACTCTTGTTCCATTTAAGATTGCGCGTGAGCTGAATATTTCACGCACCACTGTGCGGCAGGCAATCAATCTTCTCGCTGAAGAGGGGTGGGTCACGACAAGTGACAATGGTCGTATCACTGCTGTTAAACAACCGAAAACGAAACATCCGGAAAATGTATCCGCGTCAGACTTCAATCGAGAAACAGAAACAGAAGCCACTTACCGTAGGATCTTTGAAAAGCTATTGAATGGTGAATTCCTTTTAGGGCAAAACGTAAGTGCGCAAGAAATTTCCAATGACCTCAACGCCAGCCTTGGAACAGTTCGTCAGGCACTGGACTGGCTTTGTGCACGGGGCCTTTTTATTCGCGTTCCCAGACGAGGCTGGCAGGTTGTTGATGCGACTCCCGAGGAAATCGTCGATATTTATCGGCTTCGTCTCTTACTGGAATCAGAGGTCATTGATCGAGTGATCATCAAAGCCAACGATCTTGAACTTGAAAATCTGGTCAAGGACTGTAAACGCATCATTGAACAATTTGACGATCTTAACGATTCAGATCGAAGGCAGATCGATTACACCTTTCATCGGACCCTGCTGGAACTTTCTGAAAGTTCTGTTCTTCTGGAAACAATTGATCCCTTAATCATGAAGATGGCGTTATTTGGCGTCTACCAGGAATTGCCTCCCAAAACATCATTAAAGGGGATGAAAGAACACCTGGCAATTGCCAGAGTGTTGCAAAATCGCGATGTGGAATTAGCCCGCGAACGAATGCGGGCACATCTACTTCGCGCCAAAACACAATATGAAACGGAATAA
- a CDS encoding mandelate racemase/muconate lactonizing enzyme family protein: MKITRIEAIPIKVPLKPFLTTKTAHGEHVDSPYVIVRVFTDEGLIGLGEATLAPRWSGETSESCLAAINQLITPALIGEDPLNLNVAVQKMDQVIKLNPFTKAAIEMALWDLSGKAAGQPIYQLLGGKVRNSIPVKTVIGAFSPEKVIKLTQYFLDQGFTSLKVKVGLDLKSDLERLDTVRKTIGPVMSMGVDANCGWDFNTACTALSRMEPFQLSFCEQPIPIGQHDAWNELRKLTAIPLMADESVFTVKDAWEICRQRSADILSIYPGKNGGISRTVAICHLAEAAGLTCSIGSNLELGIGSAAMIHVAAAMKVIDSERFPADCLGPLFHEADLIQQPLSLGPVTAELPTAPGLGVELDEDQLQQWRTDS; this comes from the coding sequence ATGAAAATCACCAGGATCGAAGCCATTCCAATCAAAGTGCCTTTAAAGCCTTTTCTAACAACTAAAACGGCACATGGAGAACACGTCGATTCTCCCTATGTCATCGTTCGCGTTTTCACGGATGAAGGGTTGATTGGGCTAGGGGAAGCAACACTCGCACCACGCTGGAGTGGGGAGACCAGTGAAAGCTGTCTGGCAGCGATAAACCAACTCATTACTCCTGCCTTAATAGGTGAAGATCCACTCAATCTCAATGTTGCAGTTCAAAAAATGGATCAGGTCATCAAGCTTAACCCGTTTACAAAAGCTGCGATCGAAATGGCACTGTGGGATCTGTCAGGTAAGGCAGCCGGCCAGCCTATCTATCAACTCCTTGGGGGCAAGGTACGCAATTCGATACCCGTCAAGACCGTGATCGGTGCTTTTTCGCCTGAAAAGGTAATCAAGTTAACTCAGTATTTTCTCGATCAAGGATTTACGAGTTTAAAAGTCAAGGTTGGCCTTGATCTAAAAAGCGATCTGGAACGTCTCGACACCGTCCGAAAAACCATTGGGCCTGTGATGAGTATGGGAGTCGATGCCAACTGTGGCTGGGATTTCAACACTGCCTGCACAGCATTATCAAGAATGGAACCGTTTCAGTTATCGTTTTGCGAACAACCAATTCCGATAGGCCAGCATGACGCATGGAACGAACTAAGAAAGTTGACCGCGATTCCTTTGATGGCTGACGAAAGCGTATTTACTGTTAAAGATGCCTGGGAAATTTGTCGCCAACGTTCTGCTGATATTCTCAGTATTTACCCTGGAAAAAACGGAGGAATTTCTCGAACCGTCGCGATTTGTCATCTGGCTGAGGCAGCCGGGCTCACCTGCTCGATTGGTAGTAATCTGGAATTGGGAATTGGCAGCGCAGCCATGATACATGTCGCTGCCGCGATGAAAGTGATCGATAGCGAGCGATTTCCCGCTGACTGCCTGGGACCTTTGTTCCATGAAGCAGATCTAATTCAACAACCTCTGTCTCTCGGACCAGTTACTGCAGAATTGCCTACTGCCCCCGGTCTGGGAGTTGAGTTAGATGAAGACCAGTTACAGCAGTGGCGCACCGATAGCTAA
- a CDS encoding MFS transporter, giving the protein MNPLFENQNTSKSASTHTRYMVLAALSLGFVLAYLPRAGLAPLASTIKKDLSFDDLQMGRILAVFFAGYFLFQIPGGLLGQKLGNRIALPLLHLLAAFANLLTAVAYSFGLIWISRLILGLAQAGMVPCTAQVIKNWAPESQRGIASSLMGSFMSVGSIIATGLTASLVVPFGWRFPLILFSIFSLCWVIFFFLFFRDQPEDHPHTNSEEVNLIGNQNKIIKNDTEEKAHTNKSTLTYQMISNRNIWLFCLQLAFRGFGYAFFITWFPSYLQNSSGVSVQEAGLLAMLPLIGVVLGTLTGGKLIDLIYSRTGNKYYSRSLVGVFSHLICAICILGAAWAEPFSAVYLISCGTFLSGVGNPSTWVTAMDLGGKHTSVVIAVGNMLGSVGTYVSPIVVANLFTYIKEMNTPNWNLTLYLFAGIYLAATLCWAFINPNQSVSD; this is encoded by the coding sequence ATGAATCCGCTTTTTGAAAACCAGAATACTTCAAAATCAGCCTCAACTCACACGCGTTATATGGTCTTGGCTGCATTAAGTTTAGGGTTTGTTCTCGCATACTTGCCTAGAGCCGGCCTTGCCCCACTTGCCAGTACCATTAAAAAAGATTTGTCGTTTGACGATCTGCAAATGGGCCGTATTTTAGCAGTCTTCTTTGCAGGTTACTTTTTGTTTCAAATTCCAGGCGGATTGTTAGGACAAAAACTCGGAAACCGCATAGCGCTCCCGCTCTTACACCTGCTTGCCGCATTTGCAAATCTCTTGACTGCAGTAGCGTACTCGTTTGGTTTAATCTGGATCTCACGGCTCATTCTGGGTCTTGCTCAGGCAGGCATGGTCCCCTGTACTGCTCAAGTGATCAAAAACTGGGCACCAGAATCCCAACGTGGCATCGCCAGCTCTCTCATGGGAAGCTTCATGTCAGTTGGCAGTATTATTGCTACGGGATTAACCGCTTCTCTCGTAGTCCCTTTTGGCTGGCGATTTCCATTAATTCTCTTCAGTATATTTTCACTCTGTTGGGTGATATTTTTTTTCCTGTTCTTTCGAGACCAGCCTGAGGATCATCCACATACCAATTCTGAAGAAGTCAATTTAATCGGGAACCAAAACAAAATTATAAAGAATGATACCGAGGAAAAAGCACATACTAATAAAAGCACTCTGACCTATCAGATGATTTCCAATCGAAATATCTGGCTGTTTTGTTTGCAATTGGCTTTTCGTGGTTTTGGTTATGCTTTTTTTATTACCTGGTTTCCTTCCTATTTGCAAAATTCCAGTGGGGTCTCTGTTCAGGAAGCCGGCTTGCTTGCCATGTTGCCATTAATAGGAGTGGTCCTGGGCACTTTGACAGGAGGAAAATTAATTGATCTGATCTATAGTCGGACTGGTAACAAATATTATAGTCGATCACTTGTCGGTGTTTTCTCGCATCTGATATGCGCCATCTGCATTCTGGGAGCAGCCTGGGCAGAACCGTTTTCCGCCGTTTATCTCATTTCGTGTGGCACGTTTCTTTCCGGAGTAGGTAATCCTTCTACATGGGTTACTGCAATGGATCTGGGAGGCAAACATACTTCAGTAGTAATCGCGGTCGGGAACATGCTGGGCAGTGTGGGGACTTATGTGTCACCTATCGTCGTCGCTAATCTCTTCACATACATTAAAGAAATGAATACTCCTAACTGGAATCTGACTCTTTATTTATTTGCAGGAATCTACCTGGCAGCAACCCTCTGCTGGGCTTTCATTAATCCGAATCAAAGTGTCTCAGATTAG